One stretch of Cohnella algarum DNA includes these proteins:
- the glmS gene encoding glutamine--fructose-6-phosphate transaminase (isomerizing), which produces MCGIMGYIGDKSSPSILLEGLKKLEYRGYDSAGIAVCAEGGLRVVKAKGRIADLERRLEQTEMPAGTIGIGHTRWATHGKPSDQNSHPHTCGEQNISVVHNGIIENYMELKEELVAGGVEFVSETDTEVIGHLIASHYEGDIVKAVQAATRRMRGAYALAVLSAREPDKLIAVRLHSPLIIGIGDGEHFIGSDIPAILEHTRDVYILDDGEMAVLTRQEAKLMTIEGNFIKKEPFRVHWDLAVAEKAGYDHFMLKEIHDQPQAFRDTLSTRLLTGYPWIYFPELKLSKERLNAFDRVHIVACGTAFHAGLVGRQAIEKWARLPAEADVASEYRYRSPIVGPNTLVLVVSQSGETADTLAALREAKRHGAYAVAVTNVVGSTVAREADDVLFTWAGPEISVASTKAYTTQLLVLYAFALHLACARGTMADADIGEVVRSLQALPDQAETALRQSAAEVKAYAEEIAARDHLFFIGRGMDYAAAMEASLKLKEVSYIHSEAYAAGELKHGTLALIEEGTPVVALATDPYLTEKTVSNIREVMARGARVLGVAPASQAEELARQAGRALPLPDTHPMLMPALAAIPLQLLAYYASVARGFDVDKPRNLAKSVTVE; this is translated from the coding sequence TTGTGCGGAATTATGGGATATATCGGCGACAAGTCTTCGCCGAGCATTTTGCTTGAGGGATTGAAAAAGCTGGAGTACCGCGGCTACGACTCGGCAGGAATCGCGGTTTGCGCCGAAGGCGGACTCCGGGTCGTGAAAGCGAAAGGGCGGATCGCCGATCTGGAACGGCGCCTTGAGCAGACGGAAATGCCGGCCGGCACGATCGGCATCGGCCATACCCGGTGGGCGACGCACGGCAAGCCTTCCGACCAAAACTCGCATCCGCACACGTGCGGCGAGCAAAACATTTCCGTCGTGCACAACGGCATTATCGAAAATTACATGGAACTGAAAGAAGAACTGGTCGCCGGCGGCGTCGAGTTCGTGTCGGAAACCGACACGGAAGTGATCGGCCATCTGATCGCCTCGCATTACGAGGGCGACATCGTCAAAGCCGTGCAGGCGGCGACGCGCCGGATGCGCGGCGCTTATGCGCTGGCGGTGCTGTCCGCGCGGGAGCCGGACAAGCTGATCGCGGTGCGGCTGCACAGCCCGCTCATCATCGGGATCGGCGACGGGGAGCATTTTATCGGCTCCGACATTCCCGCGATTTTGGAGCATACCCGCGACGTGTACATCCTCGACGACGGGGAAATGGCGGTGCTGACCAGGCAAGAAGCGAAGCTGATGACGATCGAAGGCAACTTTATCAAAAAGGAGCCGTTTCGCGTCCATTGGGACTTGGCCGTCGCGGAAAAAGCCGGCTACGACCACTTCATGCTCAAGGAAATCCACGATCAGCCGCAGGCGTTCCGCGATACGCTGAGCACCCGTCTGCTCACCGGATACCCGTGGATCTACTTTCCGGAGCTGAAGCTTTCGAAGGAACGGCTGAACGCGTTCGACCGCGTGCATATCGTCGCCTGCGGCACCGCCTTCCACGCCGGCCTCGTCGGCCGGCAGGCGATCGAAAAATGGGCCCGGCTCCCGGCCGAGGCGGACGTCGCCTCGGAGTACCGGTACCGCTCGCCGATCGTCGGGCCGAACACGCTCGTCCTCGTCGTCAGCCAATCGGGCGAGACGGCGGACACGCTGGCCGCGCTTCGCGAGGCCAAGCGGCATGGCGCTTACGCCGTCGCGGTGACGAACGTCGTCGGCAGCACGGTTGCCCGGGAAGCCGACGACGTCTTGTTCACCTGGGCCGGCCCGGAAATTTCGGTCGCCTCGACCAAGGCGTACACGACGCAGCTTCTCGTCCTGTACGCGTTCGCGCTGCATCTGGCATGCGCGCGGGGAACGATGGCGGACGCCGACATCGGCGAAGTCGTCCGGTCGCTTCAGGCGCTGCCGGATCAGGCGGAAACGGCGCTGCGGCAATCCGCCGCGGAAGTGAAAGCTTATGCGGAGGAAATCGCCGCCCGCGATCATCTGTTTTTCATCGGCCGCGGCATGGACTACGCGGCCGCGATGGAGGCTTCGCTCAAGCTGAAGGAAGTTTCGTACATCCATTCCGAAGCCTACGCGGCAGGCGAGCTCAAGCACGGCACGCTCGCGCTGATCGAGGAGGGCACGCCGGTCGTGGCGCTGGCCACCGATCCTTATCTGACGGAGAAAACCGTCAGCAATATCCGCGAAGTGATGGCGCGCGGCGCCCGCGTGCTCGGCGTCGCGCCCGCTTCGCAGGCGGAAGAGCTGGCGCGCCAGGCCGGCAGGGCGCTGCCCTTGCCCGATACGCATCCGATGCTGATGCCGGCGCTGGCCGCCATTCCGCTGCAGCTGCTCGCTTACTACGCTTCCGTTGCGCGGGGCTTTGACGTGGACAAGCCCCGAAATCTCGCCAAAAGCGTAACCGTCGAATAA
- a CDS encoding response regulator transcription factor, which yields MSSASVASKLNDRMYQAVLEKYWFDKQAKPVQCGILLVRSMGAFDDMLHAVRSLLETERRMPVEALADPAERRAAFLLFDSPWSETHYMALLVKGLLAKIAAGDYVVMLAGVGERAERNPQWFDEVVERFEQLPAGEEIALFHERKAASGSQSVLLVDGDEEESGYLQLRLRMKGYRVLAARDGKRGLELFRREKPDVVVTDLNLSGIDGYHLLTRIKGEDPEAAGKIVVFTDNRAEETKRKCFALGVADYVTKPFSPVELEARIERLL from the coding sequence ATGAGCAGCGCTTCGGTCGCAAGCAAGCTGAATGACAGAATGTATCAAGCGGTGTTGGAAAAATATTGGTTCGACAAGCAGGCGAAGCCGGTCCAATGCGGCATTTTGCTCGTCCGCAGCATGGGGGCGTTCGACGATATGCTGCATGCCGTGCGTTCGCTCCTGGAGACCGAGCGTCGGATGCCGGTCGAAGCGCTGGCCGATCCGGCGGAACGTCGGGCCGCTTTCCTGCTGTTCGATTCTCCCTGGAGCGAAACGCATTATATGGCGCTCCTGGTCAAGGGGCTGCTGGCGAAAATCGCGGCGGGCGACTACGTCGTCATGCTTGCCGGCGTGGGCGAGCGGGCGGAACGGAATCCGCAATGGTTCGACGAAGTCGTCGAACGGTTCGAGCAGCTGCCCGCCGGCGAGGAAATCGCGCTGTTTCACGAGCGGAAGGCGGCGAGCGGTTCGCAGTCGGTGCTGCTCGTCGACGGCGACGAGGAGGAGAGCGGCTATTTGCAGCTGCGCCTCCGCATGAAGGGCTATCGCGTGCTGGCCGCGCGCGACGGGAAGCGCGGACTCGAGCTGTTCCGCAGGGAAAAGCCCGACGTCGTCGTGACGGATCTCAACCTGTCCGGCATCGACGGCTACCATCTGCTGACCCGCATCAAGGGAGAAGATCCGGAGGCGGCCGGCAAAATCGTCGTTTTCACCGACAACCGGGCGGAGGAAACGAAGCGGAAATGTTTTGCCCTCGGCGTCGCGGATTACGTGACCAAGCCGTTTTCCCCGGTCGAGCTGGAAGCCCGGATCGAACGGTTGTTATAA
- a CDS encoding LamB/YcsF family protein — protein MKRMDLNCDMGESFGAYRIGRDEDLLRFVSSCNIACGFHAGDPRTMRRTVRLALERGVAIGAHPGLPDLAGFGRREMRVSPDEAYEMTVYQLGALEAFVRSEGGRLRHVKAHGALYNMAAADAALAEAIAEAVRKVDPGLILFGLANSEWIRAGARAGLRTAGEAFADRAYRADGTLVPRSEPDALIREEEQAVAQALRIAETGVVVTGDGTEVALAADTICLHGDGEHALPFARRVREALEEAGVLVRAPWL, from the coding sequence TTGAAGCGAATGGATTTGAATTGCGATATGGGCGAAAGCTTCGGCGCTTACCGGATCGGACGGGACGAGGACCTGCTCCGCTTCGTCAGCTCGTGCAACATCGCCTGCGGCTTTCACGCCGGCGATCCCCGGACGATGCGCCGGACCGTGCGGCTCGCGCTGGAGCGGGGCGTGGCGATCGGCGCGCACCCGGGGCTGCCCGATCTGGCCGGCTTCGGGCGCCGGGAGATGCGCGTTTCTCCGGACGAGGCGTACGAGATGACCGTCTACCAGCTCGGCGCCCTCGAGGCGTTCGTTCGCTCGGAGGGCGGAAGGCTGCGGCATGTGAAGGCGCATGGGGCGCTCTACAATATGGCGGCAGCCGACGCCGCGCTGGCCGAAGCGATCGCCGAAGCGGTGCGCAAGGTCGATCCCGGGCTCATCCTGTTCGGCCTTGCGAACAGCGAGTGGATCCGGGCCGGCGCCAGGGCAGGCCTTCGCACCGCCGGCGAGGCGTTCGCGGACCGCGCGTACCGGGCCGACGGGACGCTTGTTCCGCGAAGCGAGCCGGATGCGCTTATCCGCGAAGAAGAGCAGGCCGTCGCCCAGGCGCTGCGAATCGCGGAAACGGGCGTCGTCGTAACCGGCGACGGGACGGAAGTGGCGCTGGCCGCGGACACGATATGCCTCCACGGGGACGGCGAGCACGCGCTGCCATTCGCGCGCCGCGTCCGGGAAGCGCTGGAGGAGGCGGGCGTGCTCGTTCGGGCGCCCTGGCTTTAA
- a CDS encoding biotin-dependent carboxyltransferase family protein, giving the protein MSVSVLKPGLLTTVQDAGRLGYRQYGIVEGGAMDPFAYRAANILVGNAANAAALEMTLLGPALLFEREALIAIAGADLSPTIDGEAAPLWEPLFVAAGAVLRFGAARSGCRAYLAIGGGFDVPVVMGSRSTMLSAGIGGFSGRALQEGDVLERLTPSGCAAALTLLARERLKRPNGKRTFAGAGWQASASMLPAYGAEPVVRVLPGGQYERFSPSYVERFFAEAFVVDPESNRMGYRLTGGAGTNPIPPPGSAEDEMLSEPVAFGTIQVPSGGKPIVLMADRQTTGGYPRIAEAIAADLPLLAQLRPGDRVRFRLTELWEAQRLNLWTEAALAALRAGVRAKATRGGGFD; this is encoded by the coding sequence ATGAGCGTTTCCGTTCTGAAGCCGGGCCTGCTGACGACGGTGCAGGACGCGGGACGCCTCGGCTACCGGCAGTACGGCATCGTCGAAGGCGGGGCGATGGATCCGTTTGCGTACCGGGCGGCCAACATTCTCGTCGGCAACGCCGCAAACGCGGCGGCGCTGGAGATGACGCTGCTCGGGCCGGCGCTGCTGTTTGAGCGCGAAGCGTTGATTGCGATCGCCGGCGCCGACTTGTCCCCGACGATCGACGGGGAAGCGGCGCCGCTTTGGGAGCCGCTTTTCGTGGCGGCGGGGGCCGTTTTGCGCTTCGGCGCCGCCCGTTCGGGCTGCCGGGCCTATTTGGCGATCGGCGGCGGGTTCGACGTGCCGGTCGTCATGGGGAGCCGATCCACGATGCTCTCCGCGGGGATCGGAGGATTTTCCGGCCGGGCGCTGCAGGAAGGCGATGTCTTGGAACGATTGACGCCAAGCGGTTGCGCTGCCGCGTTAACCTTGCTTGCGCGCGAGCGTCTGAAGCGTCCGAACGGCAAGCGGACGTTTGCCGGGGCGGGCTGGCAGGCTTCGGCGTCCATGCTGCCGGCCTACGGCGCCGAACCGGTCGTTCGCGTTCTTCCGGGAGGGCAGTACGAACGGTTCTCGCCTTCCTACGTCGAACGGTTTTTCGCGGAGGCGTTCGTCGTCGATCCGGAGTCGAACCGGATGGGCTATCGCTTGACGGGGGGAGCGGGAACGAATCCGATCCCGCCCCCCGGCTCCGCCGAGGATGAAATGCTGTCCGAGCCCGTCGCGTTCGGCACGATTCAGGTGCCCTCCGGCGGCAAGCCGATCGTGCTGATGGCCGATCGGCAGACGACCGGCGGCTATCCGCGAATCGCCGAGGCGATCGCGGCCGATCTGCCGCTGCTTGCGCAGCTCAGGCCCGGAGACCGCGTCCGCTTTCGGCTAACGGAGCTATGGGAAGCGCAGCGCCTGAATTTATGGACGGAAGCGGCGCTGGCCGCGCTTCGGGCCGGCGTCCGCGCGAAAGCGACGCGGGGAGGCGGATTCGATTGA
- a CDS encoding nucleotidyltransferase family protein: protein MPHEPETQGELHAADAAAQSLHRDAQSPREDVWIVILAAGLSTRMGRPKPLLPACGTSLIRHVASAALRASSASGIVVVCGTEEAAIRRELDGLPVAFAVNPQPGLGLSGSLAAGIRRIEELRGAAAVVLLGDQPDLRAETIDRAIGLYRETGCLAAQARYEGKPGHPVLLDRRLFPELLAVEGDVGARDVLALHRKDVRFVDSPGPMPVDLDTPQEYELWLRKTLKSK, encoded by the coding sequence ATGCCGCATGAACCCGAGACGCAAGGCGAACTCCATGCTGCCGATGCGGCCGCGCAATCGCTTCACCGGGATGCGCAATCGCCTCGCGAGGACGTGTGGATCGTCATCCTCGCCGCCGGCCTGTCGACCCGGATGGGCAGGCCGAAGCCGCTTCTCCCCGCTTGCGGAACGAGTCTGATCCGCCATGTGGCGAGCGCGGCGCTGCGCGCGTCGTCCGCATCCGGCATCGTCGTCGTGTGCGGGACGGAAGAAGCCGCCATCCGCCGGGAACTGGACGGCCTGCCCGTCGCGTTTGCGGTCAATCCGCAGCCCGGGCTGGGGCTGAGCGGCTCCCTCGCGGCGGGCATTCGCCGGATCGAGGAACTGCGGGGAGCGGCGGCGGTCGTCCTGCTGGGCGATCAGCCGGATCTCCGGGCCGAGACGATCGACCGGGCGATCGGCCTGTACCGGGAGACGGGCTGCCTTGCCGCGCAGGCGCGCTACGAAGGGAAGCCCGGCCATCCGGTGCTGCTCGACCGGCGGCTGTTTCCCGAGCTGCTGGCCGTCGAAGGCGATGTCGGCGCGCGGGACGTGCTGGCGCTTCATCGGAAGGATGTCCGTTTTGTCGATTCGCCCGGGCCGATGCCGGTCGATCTCGATACTCCGCAGGAATATGAGCTATGGCTGCGAAAGACGTTAAAATCCAAATAA
- a CDS encoding nucleotide sugar dehydrogenase, with product MNANYSRLYRAIETKQAKLGVIGLGYVGLPLAVEMVRQGFTVHGIDVDENRVVRLQRGESYVKDVSDDKLCESLASGKFRPTTDYSVLADLDAVSICVPTPLSANQDPDTSYIVYVVDRIKQHMRKGLLIILESTTYPGTTEELIETELRRLGLQVGRDYFLCFSPERVDPSNEKFATYNTPKVLGGTTPACSQLGVLLYENIVQTVVPVSSPKVAEMSKLLENTFRSVNIAFINEMAMMCERMSIDIWEVIKAASTKPFGFMPFYPGPGIGGHCIPLDPMYLSWKAKGYRFYSSFIELAQSVNTNMPYYVMNKTANILNRDAKSLRNSKILILGMAYKPNVDDLRESPGLELYELFRKGGALVEYYDPFATSFKDQEGETVRSVAYHLDKFRAYDCFVLVTDHDAFAYGELAALGVPIVDTRNALKEFDLPHIHRLGAPVEQQLPVVQPSAG from the coding sequence ATGAACGCCAATTATTCGCGTCTTTACCGGGCGATCGAAACGAAGCAGGCCAAGCTGGGCGTCATCGGGCTTGGCTATGTCGGCTTGCCGCTGGCCGTCGAAATGGTTCGCCAGGGCTTCACCGTGCACGGCATCGACGTGGACGAAAATCGGGTCGTCCGGCTTCAGCGCGGCGAGTCCTACGTCAAGGACGTGTCCGACGACAAACTGTGCGAATCGCTGGCCTCCGGCAAGTTTCGGCCGACGACGGACTACTCCGTGCTGGCGGATCTGGACGCGGTATCGATATGCGTGCCGACGCCGCTCAGCGCCAACCAGGACCCGGACACTTCGTATATTGTCTATGTCGTCGACCGGATCAAGCAGCATATGCGAAAAGGGCTTCTCATTATTTTGGAAAGCACGACCTATCCGGGAACGACCGAAGAATTGATCGAGACCGAGCTGCGCCGGCTCGGGCTTCAGGTCGGGCGAGACTATTTCCTGTGCTTTTCTCCCGAGCGGGTCGATCCGTCCAACGAAAAGTTCGCTACTTACAATACGCCCAAAGTGCTCGGCGGCACGACGCCCGCCTGCTCGCAGCTCGGCGTCCTGCTTTACGAAAATATCGTGCAAACCGTCGTCCCCGTCTCCTCGCCCAAAGTGGCGGAGATGTCCAAGCTGCTCGAAAACACGTTCCGCAGCGTCAACATCGCGTTCATTAATGAGATGGCGATGATGTGCGAGCGGATGTCGATCGACATTTGGGAAGTGATCAAGGCGGCGAGCACGAAGCCGTTCGGCTTCATGCCGTTTTACCCGGGCCCGGGCATCGGCGGACACTGCATTCCGCTCGATCCGATGTATTTGTCGTGGAAAGCGAAGGGCTACCGTTTCTACAGCAGCTTTATCGAGCTGGCCCAATCGGTCAACACGAACATGCCTTATTACGTGATGAACAAGACGGCGAACATATTGAACCGCGACGCCAAGTCGCTGCGAAACTCGAAAATATTGATTCTCGGCATGGCGTACAAGCCGAACGTGGACGATTTGCGCGAATCGCCCGGGCTGGAGCTGTACGAGCTGTTCCGCAAGGGCGGCGCCCTCGTCGAGTATTACGATCCGTTCGCGACGTCGTTCAAGGACCAGGAGGGCGAAACCGTCCGTTCGGTCGCCTATCATCTCGATAAATTCCGCGCTTACGATTGCTTCGTGCTCGTGACCGATCACGACGCCTTCGCTTACGGCGAACTGGCCGCGCTCGGCGTGCCGATCGTCGATACGCGCAATGCGCTG
- a CDS encoding HEAT repeat domain-containing protein — MYSNLQMARYFILAMLALIAIGLIVLFALKLSGNRKRKLAERTNAKYDDWFTYVLANLDGADKLHAPPTPPTPAESRFVQDRLLHWIERLKGVQQAKLIALCEEMGFAEAELARLGSPFEWVKLDAAHRLGCMRASRAVPGMLGLLKSVKGPLAFIVARAIAKSAGQLGELREMALTLLAYRTDSYELIADILLESELDSSRIVADFLQSEEEGKTLLALAAMRKRPPGDFTERLIGLTGSREKEVRLQAARLLTLEGAATPAERLERMLAHPDWEIRALAAEALGRSGRAESVAPLREALEDDEWHVRYNGAKSLAQYGKEGLAELYRTANAKNAGPSAEAAQAVIREQMAFPGGMK; from the coding sequence GTGTATTCGAATTTGCAAATGGCCCGTTACTTCATTTTGGCCATGCTGGCGTTGATCGCCATCGGGCTTATTGTCCTGTTCGCGTTGAAATTGTCCGGGAACCGGAAACGGAAGCTCGCGGAACGAACGAACGCCAAATACGACGACTGGTTTACGTACGTGCTCGCCAATCTGGACGGCGCGGACAAGCTTCACGCGCCGCCGACGCCGCCGACGCCCGCGGAAAGCCGTTTCGTCCAGGACCGGCTGCTTCACTGGATCGAGCGGCTCAAAGGCGTGCAGCAAGCGAAGCTGATCGCGCTGTGCGAGGAGATGGGCTTCGCGGAGGCCGAGCTCGCGAGGCTCGGAAGCCCGTTCGAGTGGGTGAAGCTCGACGCCGCGCACCGGCTCGGCTGCATGCGCGCCAGCCGGGCCGTTCCGGGAATGCTTGGGCTGCTCAAGTCCGTCAAAGGGCCGCTGGCGTTCATCGTCGCCCGGGCGATCGCCAAAAGCGCCGGCCAGCTTGGCGAATTGCGCGAAATGGCGCTGACGCTGCTGGCTTACCGGACGGACTCTTACGAGCTGATCGCGGATATTTTGCTGGAATCGGAGCTGGACAGCTCGCGGATCGTCGCCGACTTTTTGCAGAGCGAGGAAGAGGGCAAAACGCTGCTGGCGCTGGCGGCGATGCGAAAACGCCCGCCGGGCGATTTCACGGAGCGGCTGATCGGGCTGACCGGCTCGAGAGAGAAGGAGGTTCGCCTGCAGGCGGCCCGGCTGCTGACGCTGGAAGGAGCCGCCACGCCGGCGGAACGGCTGGAGCGGATGCTCGCCCATCCGGATTGGGAGATCCGGGCGCTCGCGGCCGAAGCGCTGGGCCGGAGCGGCCGGGCCGAAAGCGTCGCTCCGCTGCGCGAAGCGCTTGAAGACGACGAATGGCACGTTCGCTACAACGGCGCCAAAAGTCTCGCCCAATACGGAAAAGAAGGCCTTGCGGAGCTTTACCGGACGGCGAACGCGAAAAACGCCGGCCCTTCGGCCGAAGCCGCGCAGGCCGTCATCCGCGAGCAAATGGCGTTTCCAGGAGGTATGAAATGA
- a CDS encoding glycosyltransferase family 2 protein translates to MRELLLGYGTVVMYYVMAVSLLYFVVLFLSYKGVYGMIKGAVYSRFRSLSGSEYAPPVSLLVPAYNEELTIIENVKSLLTLSYHTYEVIVVNDGSKDNTLQVLIEAFRLRPKTDETVHYEIDCTKIKTVYYNPDYPNLYVVDKSNGGKADSLNAGINLSHYPLICSIDADSLLEKDALIRMSRVYMENPTETVAIGGNVRIANGCTIRDGDIADVRLPKKMWPMFQTLEYMKAFLGGRIGWSHINGLIIVSGAFGMFRKDTVVKVGGYRDGYPGEDMNIIIKLHRYMLENKLPYRVAYCPDAVCWTQAPDSYRILSSQRKRWGRGNLKNMLENRDLFFNPKYKVFGLLTVPYNVLFETLNPYFKLTGLLALVGYVAMDMTQWPILLTFAIINFLNGYLLAVGSLVLEELAFRRYPSVKDTFKMIGFAALMFLGYYQIGVLWRLQGHIEFLRKNNSWGVMTRQSWNQDSGTKPSTVMTGGEA, encoded by the coding sequence ATGAGAGAGCTTTTGCTCGGCTACGGCACGGTCGTCATGTACTACGTCATGGCGGTCAGCCTGCTTTATTTTGTCGTGTTGTTTTTGTCGTACAAAGGGGTTTACGGAATGATCAAAGGAGCGGTGTATTCGCGCTTCCGGTCGCTGTCCGGCTCGGAGTACGCGCCGCCCGTCTCGCTGCTCGTTCCCGCGTACAACGAGGAACTGACCATCATCGAGAACGTGAAGTCGCTGCTTACGCTGAGCTACCATACGTACGAGGTCATCGTCGTCAACGACGGCTCGAAGGACAATACGCTGCAGGTGCTGATCGAGGCGTTCCGGCTGCGGCCGAAAACGGACGAGACGGTGCATTACGAGATCGATTGCACGAAAATCAAGACGGTGTACTATAACCCGGATTACCCGAATTTGTACGTCGTGGACAAAAGCAACGGCGGCAAGGCCGATTCGCTGAACGCCGGCATCAACCTGTCGCACTACCCGCTGATCTGCTCGATCGACGCGGATTCCCTGCTGGAGAAGGACGCGCTTATCCGCATGTCGCGGGTCTACATGGAAAACCCGACGGAAACGGTCGCGATCGGAGGCAACGTCCGGATCGCGAACGGCTGCACGATCCGCGACGGCGACATTGCGGACGTGCGCCTGCCGAAAAAAATGTGGCCGATGTTCCAAACGCTCGAATACATGAAGGCGTTTCTCGGCGGGCGGATCGGCTGGAGCCATATTAACGGCCTCATTATCGTATCCGGGGCGTTCGGGATGTTCCGCAAGGACACTGTCGTCAAAGTCGGCGGCTACCGCGACGGCTACCCCGGCGAAGACATGAACATCATTATCAAGCTTCACCGGTACATGCTCGAAAACAAGCTGCCGTACCGCGTCGCCTATTGCCCGGACGCCGTTTGCTGGACCCAGGCTCCGGACTCGTACCGGATTCTGAGCAGCCAGCGCAAGCGCTGGGGCCGCGGCAATTTGAAAAACATGCTGGAAAACCGCGACCTGTTTTTCAATCCGAAGTACAAGGTGTTCGGCCTGCTGACGGTTCCGTACAACGTGCTGTTCGAAACGCTGAACCCGTATTTCAAGCTCACCGGCCTGCTGGCGCTCGTCGGGTACGTCGCGATGGATATGACGCAGTGGCCGATTTTGCTGACGTTCGCGATCATCAACTTTTTGAACGGCTATTTGCTGGCCGTTGGCAGTCTCGTGCTGGAGGAGCTGGCGTTCCGCCGCTACCCGAGCGTGAAGGATACGTTCAAAATGATCGGCTTCGCCGCGCTCATGTTTTTGGGCTACTACCAGATCGGGGTGCTTTGGCGGCTGCAGGGACACATCGAATTTTTGCGCAAAAACAATTCCTGGGGCGTCATGACGAGACAAAGCTGGAATCAGGATTCGGGAACGAAGCCATCGACCGTAATGACAGGAGGAGAGGCATAG
- the pxpB gene encoding 5-oxoprolinase subunit PxpB translates to MQLQPEITALGDAAVIAKFGTDIDPQTHRRVRALYRALRERPFEGMIEAVPAFTSVAVYYDSMAMYRKRIRDRTVMGPIGPEESPFLWVRDLLEKLLVGLERIEDEDEDVVGIPVCYGGENGPDLEAVAVRCGLTPEEVVRIHASGTYKVYMLGFAPGFPYLGGVDPRLAVPRRATPRLFVARGSVGLAGGQTGIYPADSPGGWQLIGRTPLSLFFPDRTPPTLLRVGQTVKFIPIGKRQFDEWGKTET, encoded by the coding sequence GTGCAACTGCAACCGGAAATCACGGCGCTCGGCGATGCGGCCGTCATCGCGAAGTTCGGGACGGACATCGATCCCCAGACGCACCGGCGAGTGCGGGCGCTTTACCGCGCGCTGCGGGAACGGCCGTTCGAAGGGATGATCGAAGCGGTGCCGGCGTTTACGTCGGTCGCCGTTTATTACGATAGCATGGCGATGTACCGAAAGCGCATACGGGACCGCACGGTGATGGGTCCGATCGGACCGGAGGAAAGCCCGTTTTTGTGGGTTCGCGATCTATTGGAGAAGCTGCTGGTCGGTCTCGAACGGATCGAGGACGAAGACGAGGACGTCGTCGGCATTCCGGTCTGCTACGGGGGCGAAAACGGACCGGATCTCGAAGCGGTGGCGGTCCGCTGCGGCCTGACGCCGGAGGAGGTCGTCCGTATCCATGCTTCCGGAACGTACAAGGTGTACATGCTCGGCTTCGCCCCCGGGTTTCCATATCTCGGCGGCGTGGATCCGCGCCTTGCCGTCCCGCGCAGGGCGACGCCGCGCCTGTTCGTCGCGCGCGGAAGCGTGGGGCTCGCGGGCGGCCAGACGGGCATCTATCCGGCCGACTCGCCGGGCGGCTGGCAGTTGATCGGGCGTACGCCGCTTTCGTTGTTTTTCCCCGACCGGACGCCGCCGACCTTGCTGAGAGTGGGACAAACCGTCAAATTTATTCCGATCGGCAAGCGCCAATTCGACGAATGGGGAAAGACGGAAACATGA
- a CDS encoding ribbon-helix-helix domain-containing protein — MPAKKSFPLRIDPKLYEELERWAADELRSVNGHIEYLLREALRRAGRGERRSMPPSDEEKGP; from the coding sequence ATGCCGGCCAAAAAGAGTTTCCCGCTTCGCATCGATCCGAAGCTCTACGAGGAGCTGGAACGGTGGGCGGCCGACGAACTGCGAAGCGTGAACGGCCATATCGAATATTTGCTGCGGGAGGCGCTGCGCCGGGCAGGCCGCGGAGAACGGCGCTCGATGCCCCCGTCCGACGAGGAAAAAGGACCCTGA